ATCATCTCTCTCCTTAAATGTAACCATTGTGAAAATAGGTCTAGTTCTTAGTCTATGTGCCTATATTTGTCAGCCCTATTTCCCAATATTACAAATTGTCACGACATCTCATCATGCATTGCATgcaattaattacaaataaatatacCAAATGTGCATACTACATCTTCAAGGATcattaattttatattttctttctcATGTAAATATAAAATTAGCACTAGAGCAATAcgacattaaattaatatttattttggaaGCTATCATGCATCTATAACTTACTATTTTTGGACAACTAGACTTAATATTTTTGGACAATTAGATTTACTATTTTTGGAAAGGGGACATGACATGATCATTCCTTTCTCAAATTGTACCAATgttctcctatatatatatatacacacacacactttaGATGAATCCACTCTACTTATACTGCAAATAAAAGTAACAAGTACCAAAGTTGAAGGACTATGACTTTGGCAATGGTATTGCATCTAAGACATTCAAAACATCTATAAGTTGTCAATTAGTAACAAACCTAGAATCCCTAGCTTTGAGATAAGATTAATGTTTCCCTAATTTATAATTGAATCTAAATGATTTGAGGTAATAGCTTCAAGATACATATTATGTAAATGAGGGTCAATAATTTCTCATAGAATTTGTTAAAACTCACAAAGAAAACCATTAATTGGGATATTCATAATTTTTAGCTTGCAAGTTACAATATTTATCACTAAAAACCAATATTAGTAATCTTAAGTAACAAGAAATGATGATAATATTCAAATCTATACATCAAAGCATCATAATATTTAGATCAATAAATCATAACATCATTAACATTTGAATCAACACATCATAACATATTCCTCATAATAAAACATATCACGAATTTCTTGAAAATGCTTGCAAACTGCAATCTCAAGGTTGATCATCCTTGTATTGCAAGAGCATGGAATCTGGGCCACTCTTCTATCCCTCAATCCACCTTGGAGAATGGTAGTCCTCCTCGATCAAGCCTAAGAGCATTGAAGTCTGGTTGTCCATTCCACCTCCTAGCCCATGAGCATGGAAAATTGGCAGTCCATTCCATCTATAGGTGGCGTACTTGATAAGAGCATGAAGACTAGTCATCCTTTCACCTCTCATGAACTTGGAAGGCTTGATGCCCTTCCTATTTGCAAGACACTTCCAAAATCCAAGACATTATTCTTCAAAGATCTTGCTAAACTATTTCCAATTAAATGCATTTTGATGAAATAATAAATGTATTCTCAAATGATTGCTACAATTATATTTTGGAATATTATTATTTACTACAATAAGTTTCTATTCTAAATTGATGTCTAAGTGATTGATATTTGaaagattgatatttgaatgttttgaggCTAACATTGTTAATGTTTGTATGTTTGTTTGATTAATGAATTGACAATTTATGATGATGATCTGCTAATTGATGATTGCTTTGATGGATCCATGAGTGATGATTGAATGAGTGGTGATTTGATGCATTGGTGAGTGATGATTAATAAGCAATCCTTGAAAGCTTGGAATGATTTCTCCTTTGTAATTTATTGGTGAAAGAGACCACTTTTCATAAGAATTGAGTGACTACCATACATTGCTTccttttgagaataataaattattttccaaattgatctctttcgCATGTTctcctcaaatgaaaccttctcTCTTTATATCTTCAAATGTGAGGaagaagtcacacctcttcatcatatctgCCCTTtgcaagagtcacaacctttcacaattaccaccctttgaaagagCACAACTTCataatttctaccctttgaaagagtCATTAATTCTTCCTTGATCGACATGCTCAATTATTTTTTCCTTCATTTGCTCAGTTCACGATTTGATGTTGATGATCCATAGATATCATGCTTGAGGGAGTTGTCTCTTCATtacatgccttttgaccattcattaaacttaattaaattttaattatattatattttttatttttatattttaatttatcattAAATCCCAtttctagaaaggggacattaaaTTCATCTAGGAAACTTTATTACAAGCAATTTATGAAAGTCTAATGAAGATTTTCCAAGGTAAAGAAAGGAAAAGGAATGTCTCATGGTCCACGATGTTAGCAACCTAACTTATAGTTGGCTTTTAGCATATGGGACTACAATTTCTTCCTTTCATTGCAGTTGTAATTCAATACAAGGTGTAAATACCTTATTTCTTATAGAACTCAAAGTGGCGACCTTTCCTTAAAAAAACAGAAGTTTTCTATTGATAGACCTATTAAAGATTACACAATTTGCACTCATATGATTTCATAGTGTTTGGAATTTTTTCCATCGTCCCCTCCCTTTTATCTAGACAGATAGACCTGTTTATGATCATGAAATTTGATACGAAACAAAAAAATTCAGAATAAAAAACCAGAAACAAATTTAAAAACTTTTTCAATGAACTTGTAAAAAGACCATATGAAAGTATTGCTCCAAAAACTCGTTGTGATGGGCCAAAAAAACTTTGTAATTATCAGTAAACCACCTAGTGAACCGACCAAAGGGCTTCATTAATAGATTGAATTTATCACAATCGGGAAAGAAGGTCTTCCAGAAATTGCACGCCTTTGATGGAGTCCTGTTTGAATGTTGACCGAGTGGAAAATGCACGAGGTTTATCTGTAGCAAATCATGTCTCACATGACGACTAACGCTATTTATTTTTGGAtttgttaaataattttttaattatagatGTGTTACACGTGTCAAACACATGTGCCTCTTGGCAGGTATCGACAGACAACGACGACTCCTGAAAAAAAGGGTGTCCGCTTCTCCAGAAGGTTCTATTTCAATATTTACTTGGGCGGGACTTCGTTATAAATATTCTCCCTATTCACAATTCTCGCACAAAACGGTCGAGGCGAATTTATTTTCATTTCATTAGAGGTCGAGGCGAATTTATTTTCATTTCATTAGAGGTAATTACGATTCCTTCTCTGTCTTGTTTTGATTTTCTCTTCTGGTTTATTTCGAGTTATCTGTTCATTTTATTTTGCTTAAGGTTTGCTAGATTTTGAGAGGTTCGAATTAGGGTTTGAATTAGGAGTACGGGGATTGTTTTTAGGATTCGTTGAGTTTTTTGAAATGGGTTGGGGAGATTTTAAGGGAGTTATCCTTTTAAAGAATAAAATGATAGGTCAATCTTGCCAGAGAAAAAAATTAATGGGATTACCATTTGTTTAGGTCAATTTTAGGGAAAAATTTGCAATTTGTGATTATTGCGTGTGAAATCAGCTAAAATTAATAGCTTGGTGTCTGCTTGAATGAAAATTGGGTTGATAGTTCATGGAAATTTTTCTCACTGATCTAAATGTTTGCAATTGGATGTTTCAGAGGTTTGCATATAGATTGTTGCGTTGCGGATATGGCAGAGGTGAGTTCCATATTTGATGTAGctaattgttttttgaaaaaaaattgtgtgaTTCAAATGTATGAGTTCTGTCTCTTAAAGTTTTAGTAACTTTGTTTGGTTTCACTTTATTTTGTGTTACTGCATGATTTTGAGTTGTCTCGGATATTTTATGTTTCCACGGTTCATAGTGATGATGGCTTAAATTTTTCCTGTGCAATTAAAATgtgttaaatattttatcatacgTTCTTTACCTTGGAAATCTAATTCATCATCTGGTTTTCTGTCTGAGAGTCGTGTATTAGTCCATCTCGTACAAGATCCAGTCTCAAATGCACCTGAGCACAACTAAATCTAAAGCCAATTGTCGAAATTATGCTATGTATCCTTCCTGGAATTGAATTCTGGGGGATTAGAGAAACAGGCATTCAAATGGGAAGTTCATGTGGGTAGCTACTGTATTGTTTTTATTTCTAATCTGGAAAAATCTCAGGCGAGGTCATGAGCTGTTGGTAATGACAAATTCGGTATTTAATCTTCAAAACATCTTCTATTAAGGCGGGGTAGTTCTTAAATGGATTCATACTTTGAGGGCCACAACGGGCAACATGAACAGTGGGGCTATGGCTTGAGAGAAATTTGAAGGGGCTATGGCTCGAGAGAAATTTGAACCTAGTTTGTTCTTCTAGTGTACCCCAATGTTAGTCCAATATGATCCCTCTTCTATAGGGATGTTGCAACTTTCTGCAGTATACATTATCCTGCACTTCGTGATGGTTAAAGTTCAATTGTCTCGCTTTGAAGATTTTCCTTCTCTGTAAAGAAACTTTCTATAGTTATCAGAGAAATGAGTTCTAGTTTAGCTGAATGGTTGATGGATTTAACATAGCTCTTGGGAAATCTAATTTTCGATAGAACAAACAGACAATGTGGATGGTCAAAGATTATTGCGGTCGCCCTCTGGTCCTATTTTGTTTTTAGAATTCTTAGCTGTCATCATCTTCCACACATGGAGGCATTCAGAGAAATGAGTTTGAGGTTAGCTGAATGGTTGATGGATTTAACATAGCTCTTGGGAAATCTAATTTTCGATAGAGCAAACGGACAAAGTGGATGGTTAAAGATTATTGCGGCGGCCCTCTAGTCCAATTTTGTTTTTTTGGAATTCTTAGCTGTCACCATCCTCCACACATGGAGGCACCTATACACATGGGTTATGCCTTTGTTTTTAGAAATCTCTGCTGTCATATCCTCCACACATGGAGGAATCAACACCCATGGGTTCCGTCTTCATTTTTAGAATTCTTTGCTGTCACACATCCAACACACATGGAGGGCATCAATATTCATGGGATCTTTCTATTCTTCTTATCTTGTGGTCTAGTGAAAGGGGGGAGGGATTCCTGAGTTTGTTGATATAGCATTTTTTCGACAATTGGCTTTAAATTTCCAGAGAAGAAATGATCATAACTATTGAGACCAATCATATGTTGTCACATGGCTTAAAGATGTTTTCATGTGGGTTTCACAAACATTGAGGAAACTTTCCCTTGCTTAAAGTAGCTTCTCTGGTTGAATTTCCGATCTTTGGGACTCCGAAGTACTTACATTTCCTGGAACCTTCTGGTGCAAATAGATCAGTGATAGGCCTCTACATGGAACCTCAACCTTATACGATGGGTATTTTAGTAGGAGATACTCCCATCTTCAGATTCATTTTCAATGCGATGCATTACATTGCTATGTATCTCATAGTTGGAGAGGATCAAGGGTTGTTGCTCAGAGAGAGAAGGGGTGATCACTATTACTATGCGGTTTATTGCTACTATGTGGTTTGTTGGATTGCGATGTATCCAATAGGTGAGAGAGAAAAAAGAGTTATTTCTGAGAGTCAAAAGGGGTGATTGTTATCAGTAGAAAGATAACTTTTGTGGGTGGAAATTGAAAATACTTCTTGCTTAAAAACAATTATGTAAAATTGAAAATAGTTCTAGCTAGGACTTGAATGTAGGACCTCAGAGTGGCATGCTTGGGTATCATACCACTGATATACTTGCCTCTTATAGGTTGGACCTTGCAGTGGCATGCTTGGGTGTTCGACCACTGAAATATTCCCCCTTATAGGTTGGACCTTGCAGTGGCATGCTTGGGTGTTCGACCACTGAAAAGTGGCATGCTTGGGTATAAAGTTATAGGTCGTTATTTTCATGTTGTCTGCCGATCATCCAAGAGTTACTCTCAAATTCAGGCATTGGCTTGAGTCCACCTAGCTAGGGAGTGAAGCCATTTTGAAAGGCACAAGCAAGCTCGGACTTGAATATAGGACCACTCGTTGGTACCTCTTAAAAGTCCCTCACAAGTTCTCTGTCTCCTGCATTGTGGATTGACCTTCCAACACATTCTCCACTCATGAAATTAAATAGGTATAGCCTTTCTTATTTGGTTTCTTCCCTTTCTTATTTGGTTTCTTCAAAACGGTTTGAATTCTTCAGTTTTGGCAGGTTGATGTGGCTGTTTGTTTGTTGCTTAGGAAACTATCATTGGTTTCAAAGTGGTTCTGTGTGCAGGTTATACGGGTGATGCTCATTAAACATGAAGTTATTGAATAATAATTGTCAGTATTATGCAGTTTTCTCATGTCTGTACAATGTTTTGTGCATGACTGTGCTATTGCCTCTGTATGATTTAATAAGGAATATTTCTACTACTAAAAAATAACTTGTAAATTTTTATGTGAAAATAAAAATAGTACAAGTCTGTTATGTATTTTTGTAGTCATTTTAGGTGCTTTTGTTTTGCATTATATACCATTAGTTCAAGAAAATCCAGTGTAATTTATATGATTTATTTGAGAAACCTCTTTAAGAAGCTTTTCAATTTTAGAAGGGTTGCTGCTTATAGGCGATGCATACATATGCAAAGAAACTTCATTTTAAGTCTCCTAACGTTTGGAGACACAGGTTTTTGAGACAGTTTGCGAGACGAGTACCAAGGGTCAGGGTATGAGGCTGCTGCTAAGTATGCTTTGAATAGATATGAAATTTAGAAGAAACATTGAAgagttttttatttaattaatatatttcttGTAAATGGTAATTGTATTTTAGCTCTTCAATGCGTGCTGAGAGATTTTTCGTAGTTTAAATTCTGGCAATTGAAATTCATTTAtgctttttaatattttataatggAAATACTACAATGCTATTAACATAGCCCAAGTCACAAGGGTGGTATCGTGTTTGAATGGTTCTATTGtcgtttgaaaattttaaatttatatgaaACTCATTTTGCAGGAGGGAGAGAAGGTTGTGTTAAATGTCTATGATCTGAGTCAAGGACTTGCGCGTCAACTCTCTTCTAGCTTTCTTGGAAAAGTTATTGAAGGAATCTGGTAAATAGATCTTCAGAACTATTTCTTGTTACATTCTGTCTATCTGTACGATTTCATTGATTTTAATCTGTAATCGTCATGTTCCTGTATGTCAATATGATTTTAACCTGCTGCTCAATAATGGCCTTCATGATTTGTTGGGGATTTTAAACTTATATGGTTCACGTCTATGTTATTGGTTGGTCCCCTCCAATGCCAAAATCTGTGTCCAAATCGTACCCGCCCTGGATTTGGAGCCAATTCGTCAGGGGTGCTGTTTAGGTGCATATGAACATTTGTAGACTAACATTTGCTTCAGGCTTAAGGTCCTGGTCCCCAATATGGAAGAGATCATAATTTTTCTTACCATCTGTAGGGTTCTGATAGCTTGTTGCTGACTGCGTAGCATAACTAATGATTTGTATTACTGAAGAGAACTGATGAACTGGCGAGTATGTGAGAGGGCATTACTGACATGCATAACTGATTTGTTCCTGCAAGAcgaaatttgttttaattttttctgCATAGCTGATTTACCCTGCAAATATAGAACTACTAATGCTAAATAGGAGGGACCTCATACAGTCTTAATAATAGATTGGTGAATGTCCATATTACGCAACCATTTGATTATCAGATATTGCAGGCAAAACGTGTCCAATGGAAACAATCTTCTTTCTTCTATGACCACTGCATAAGTTTGTGAATTATGTGCTCTGAATGTGTGGAATTGTCAACAGACCAACTTATCTATTGACATGTAGCATTAAACAATTTGTAATTTCCAGAATAATCAAGTACATGCCATTATCTTCATAAGAATTATCCAATGATATGTTATTCGAATTGAAGTGAAATGTTTGTTTGTATGACATATTTTGTCTTTTGTAGCAAGTACTGATTTTTTTTTCCTTGACATATTTTTACTCACAAGAGTTGTATTTGCTTGTTTTGGGCAGGCACACAGGCGTGGTTGTCTATGGGAAGGAATATTATTTTGGCGGAGGGATACAACACAACCCTGCAGGGGAAACTCCTTATGGAAAGCCTTATAAAGTTGTGGAATTGGGCGTCACTTATATACCTATGGAAATGTTCGAAGAGTATTTGGAGGAAATAAGTCCACGGTACACAGCTGAAACTTACAGTTTATTGCACCATAACTGTAATAATTTCAGCAGTGAGGTTGCACAGTTTTTGGTTGGCTGTAATATTCCAGATTTCATTCTTAGATTACCAGATGAAGTGATGAACAGTCCAATGGGTCCATTAATAAGTAagttttttaatcaaaattttaaagtttTTGCATAAAATGGTAGAGTCAATCCATACAAATGCGCTTAGAATCCATTTCTTCACATTCTATGTACTTTTAATCCATGTCTTATTGAAGATTATATTGTTTCACTTTCTCTTACGTTCAATAATATCTAACTTTTCCTGCTTTCTACAGTGCCAATGATAGCACAATTTGaatcaacattaagatatggaggGGTACCTCAAGTTCCGCATCGTGTTGCTTCATCATCCACACCTACCTTTGCGCAGCAACAAGGAACGCTGGATATTGCAAGTAAGGCAAATGATGGAGCGAGCTCAGAACAATCCGTTGGTTCTGGATCAGTAAATGCAGAGTCTGCGGTTGAAAGTAAGTCTAGCACCGACATACCACCTGCAGTAAAACCTGTGGATTATAAGTCAGGTGACTCACAGAAATCGGCCATGAAAGAGCCCGATAATTCCAATATAGATCCTGCCAAAAGTTCTTTGAATAATTCAAAGAAAGATGTTATTGATCCTCTGGGCGATGCAAGGGCCAGAGTCCAAGAGGAAATTACGAGTGAATTTGCCAGATTAATGGCGAGTGGTGGCTTGCGGGCAAGTGAGGCAGCAGCACTTGCCACAAGGCGAGTAATGGAGAAACATGGCACTCCAACTGCTACACCTCGGGGTTAAAGTTAATCCTTAAAGTTGATATGCCTAAATTTAGGTTGTATTTGGCACATTTTTTGTCGTGAAGGGATGATAGAGAAAATAATTGCACTGATTTCACAATTTGTATTATTTCTGGTGCTAATCTTAACGATTCTATGAAACATGGATCCTGTCAAGAAACTGCACCATTGATTAAGGGTTCTAATTCTGTGCCCTGTATTCTGTCTTTTAATTACCACGAGGAAATATTTTTACCATTATTTCAA
The nucleotide sequence above comes from Cryptomeria japonica chromosome 11, Sugi_1.0, whole genome shotgun sequence. Encoded proteins:
- the LOC131069676 gene encoding uncharacterized protein LOC131069676 translates to MAEEGEKVVLNVYDLSQGLARQLSSSFLGKVIEGIWHTGVVVYGKEYYFGGGIQHNPAGETPYGKPYKVVELGVTYIPMEMFEEYLEEISPRYTAETYSLLHHNCNNFSSEVAQFLVGCNIPDFILRLPDEVMNSPMGPLIMPMIAQFESTLRYGGVPQVPHRVASSSTPTFAQQQGTLDIASKANDGASSEQSVGSGSVNAESAVESKSSTDIPPAVKPVDYKSGDSQKSAMKEPDNSNIDPAKSSLNNSKKDVIDPLGDARARVQEEITSEFARLMASGGLRASEAAALATRRVMEKHGTPTATPRG